The following proteins are encoded in a genomic region of Xanthomonas cassavae CFBP 4642:
- a CDS encoding MarR family winged helix-turn-helix transcriptional regulator: MHDQDALIHPQAVVAPGYLANHAARVFNRLVDAQLRPHGVSLALIGPIMLLSWKGPMLQRDMVIASAIKQPAMVALLDKLEGLGLIKRTPTPQDRRAALVALTARGRRIATLGGKVLIDLNAQALQGFSAEEAQQTVLLMQRLIANLEQHGQSL; the protein is encoded by the coding sequence ATGCACGACCAAGACGCGTTGATTCATCCCCAGGCCGTAGTGGCGCCGGGGTATCTGGCCAACCACGCGGCACGCGTGTTCAACCGCCTGGTGGATGCGCAGTTGCGGCCGCACGGCGTGTCGCTGGCGCTGATCGGGCCGATCATGCTGCTGTCCTGGAAAGGGCCAATGCTGCAGCGGGATATGGTCATCGCCTCGGCGATCAAACAACCGGCCATGGTGGCGCTGCTGGACAAGCTGGAGGGACTGGGCCTGATCAAACGGACGCCCACCCCGCAGGACCGGCGTGCGGCGCTGGTGGCGCTGACCGCGCGGGGACGCAGGATCGCCACCCTGGGCGGCAAGGTGCTGATCGATCTCAATGCGCAGGCATTGCAGGGGTTTTCTGCCGAGGAGGCACAGCAGACCGTGTTGTTGATGCAGCGGCTGATCGCCAACCTGGAGCAGCATGGCCAGAGCCTGTAA